Proteins co-encoded in one Gopherus evgoodei ecotype Sinaloan lineage chromosome 4, rGopEvg1_v1.p, whole genome shotgun sequence genomic window:
- the VRTN gene encoding vertnin — translation MIQRHQLVQSVLQELQEATECFGLEGLTSAALEAERTLSSFSLPSYCGRQFQEELEVDRVARSLYPEDAPSNMLPLVCKGEGNHLFEAASVLLWGNPSLSLELQVRTVVEMLLHKHYYLNGMIDSKVMLQAARYSLCTEESPEMTSLPLAILEAIFDADIKATCFPGTFANMWHVYALASVLQCNIYSIYPMSNLKIRPYFNRLIRPRKCGPQTSTLHIMWSGQQLSSQVFKAQYFVAVVGLEELEPTTPSPEPPVQPVQTLELLKSDPRLTYFNLCDRYSITKSTFYRWKRQSREHRQKAATRFAAKHFLQSCFQEGNVIPLQHFRQMFPEISRSTYYAWKHEMQSMVNGGDTSAPAESMVSQEPHGDHQKKPHPDRDDAAKSEGGLRPKIPPLEPNQAGIFMQGAKSYLEKCISMNTLVPYRCFKRSFPGISRSTYYNWRRKAIKGNPNFKPPQPPSVSQKPLVKGKAYLPFKPGNLPGRKRLNGHRPEPRSLLQLKPSLYNWRKQLRDMAKRHVQQWRLPFCKFRLRYPGFSSTAYWFWKRSSQQMNKHPLWTSSSQQLSQVISEAPGKAEPGIKPQSQMEVAPRHLDKQASVTPYNATISGYAMSERANSRMFVMDVIATAQFKAQAKLFLQQRFESKTFPTYKEFSAHFPLTARSTYYMWKRALHDGLTLVDA, via the coding sequence ATGATCCAGCGGCACCAGCTAGTGCAGTCTGTactgcaggagctgcaggaggccacCGAATGCTTTGGGCTAGAGGGACTAACAAGCGCAGCCCTGGAGGCTGAGAGGACCTTGTCCTCTTTCTCCCTACCCAGCTACTGCGGGAGGCAGTTCCAGGAAGAGTTGGAAGTTGACCGGGTGGCAAGAAGCCTGTATCCAGAGGATGCCCCCAGCAACATGCTGCCTCTGGtctgcaagggggaggggaaccACCTGTTTGAGGCAGCCAGTGTGCTGCTGTGGGGGAACCCTAGCCTGAGTCTGGAGCTGCAGGTGCGCACAGTTGTGGAGATGCTGCTGCACAAACATTACTACCTGAACGGCATGATTGACTCCAAGGTGATGCTGCAGGCTGCCCGCTACTCCCTCTGCACCGAGGAGTCCCCCGAGATGACCAGCCTGCCTCTGGCCATCCTCGAAGCCATTTTTGATGCTGACATCAAGGCCACTTGTTTCCCTGGCACCTTTGCCAACATGTGGCATGTCTACGCCCTGGCCTCGGTGCTGCAATGTAACATCTACTCCATCTACCCCATGAGCAACTTGAAGATCCGGCCATACTTCAACCGCCTCATCCGGCCCAGGAAGTGTGGCCCACAGACCTCCACGCTCCACATCATGTGGTCAGGGCAGCAGCTCTCCTCACAGGTCTTCAAAGCACAATACTTCGTGGCTGTGGTAGGCCTAGAAGAGCTGGAACCCACAACCCCTTCTCCAGAGCCTCCAGTCCAGCCAGTCCAGACTCTGGAGCTGCTGAAGAGTGACCCCCGGCTGACCTACTTTAACCTGTGTGACCGCTATAGCATCACCAAGAGCACCTTCTACCGCTGGAAGCGCCAGTCCCGGGAGCACAGACAGAaagcagccaccaggtttgcAGCCAAACACTTCCTTCAGTCTTGCTTCCAAGAGGGCAATGTGATCCCTCTTCAGCATTTCCGACAAATGTTCCCAGAAATCTCCCGCTCCACTTACTACGCTTGGAAGCACGAAATGCAGAGCATGGTCAATGGCGGCGATACCTCTGCTCCAGCTGAGTCCATGGTGTCACAGGAGCCTCATGGAGACCATCAAAAAAAGCCTCACCCAGACAGGGATGATGCAGCAAAGTCAGAGGGGGGCCTAAGGCCGAAGATCCCTCCCTTGGAGCCTAACCAAGCAGGAATCTTCATGCAAGGAGCCAAGTCATACCTAGAGAAATGCATCTCCATGAACACTCTGGTGCCCTACAGGTGCTTCAAGCGGAGCTTCCCTGGTATCTCCAGATCCACCTACTACAACTGGCGGAGAAAAGCCATTAAGGGGAACCCCAACTTCAAACCCCCTCAGCCTCCCTCAGTCAGCCAGAAGCCTCTAGTGAAAGGGAAGGCATACCTGCCATTCAAGCCTGGAAATCTGCCTGGCAGGAAAAGGCTGAATGGACACCGGCCAGAGCCCAGAAGTCTCCTCCAGCTCAAACCCTCTCTCTAtaactggagaaagcagcttcgAGACATGGCCAAGAGGCATGTCCAGCAGTGGCGGCTGCCATTCTGCAAGTTCCGCCTGCGCTACCCAGGTTTCTCCTCCACAGCCTATTGGTTCTGgaagagaagcagccagcagatGAACAAGCATCCTCTCTGGACCAGCTCATCCCAACAGCTGAGTCAGGTCATCTCCGAGGCTCCTGGAAAAGCAGAGCCTGGGATCAAACCACAGTCACAAATGGAAGTGGCTCCCAGGCATCTAGACAAGCAGGCATCAGTCACTCCCTACAATGCCACAATCTCAGGCTATGCCATGTCAGAAAGAGCCAACAGCCGGATGTTCGTGATGGATGTGATTGCCACTGCCCAGTTCAAAGCTCAGGCCAAACTGttcctgcagcagcgctttgaatcGAAAACCTTCCCGACCTACAAGGAGTTCAGTGCCCACTTCCCCCTCACGGCACGCTCCACCTACTACATGTGGAAGCGCGCGCTGCATGATGGACTGACGCTAGTGGATGCCTGA